The following are from one region of the Rhizobacter sp. AJA081-3 genome:
- a CDS encoding 4a-hydroxytetrahydrobiopterin dehydratase: protein MTQWRRKGKDEVYTVEEVDARLKAELPKWTFEDGWIRRKYKTSGWKGTLMVVNTVGHLAEAAWHHPDLNVSYAFVTVKLMNHAAKGITEKDFELAKKIEEVLMWQPGQEAEAVLEGTPDDPRFKYLKYD from the coding sequence ATGACGCAGTGGCGACGCAAGGGCAAGGACGAGGTCTACACGGTCGAGGAAGTCGACGCGCGCCTGAAGGCCGAGTTGCCGAAGTGGACCTTCGAGGACGGCTGGATCCGGCGCAAGTACAAGACCAGCGGCTGGAAGGGCACGCTGATGGTGGTCAACACCGTCGGCCACCTGGCCGAGGCGGCCTGGCATCACCCGGACCTCAACGTGTCGTACGCCTTCGTCACCGTCAAGCTGATGAACCACGCCGCCAAGGGCATCACCGAGAAGGACTTCGAGCTGGCGAAGAAGATCGAAGAAGTGCTGATGTGGCAGCCCGGCCAGGAAGCGGAGGCGGTGCTCGAAGGCACGCCGGACGACCCGCGCTTCAAGTACCTCAAGTACGACTGA
- the fahA gene encoding fumarylacetoacetase yields the protein MSAALDDTHDPSLRSWVASANEAGTDFPIQNLPLGRFRRKGSEEPWRFGVAIGDQVLDLRLSAEQCPWGREVAQWLQPLAAGDLLGFMALGPVARRGVRSALSVALRDGSEQGPFLELCLVPQAALEMGLPCRIGDYTDFYTGIHHATAVGKLFRPDNPLLPNYQWVPIGYHGRASSIGVSGQRFHRPLGQVKGPNDAQPRLAPSARLDHELELGFLIGAGNALGEPVPITKAEDALFGIVLLNDWSARDVQAWEYQPLGPFLSKNFATTISPWVVMPEALAPFRVPFERPAGDPQPLPYLDSAANRAAGAFDITLEASIQTPRMREAGLPHERLMRSNFRDSYWTIAQLIAHHTVNGCNLGAGDLLGSGTQSGPAPGQGGSLLELTEGGKRPITLANGETRTFLEDGDSLVLRAHCEREGARRIGFGVCEGQVLASRAVA from the coding sequence ATGAGCGCGGCGCTCGACGACACGCACGATCCATCGCTGCGCAGCTGGGTCGCCTCGGCCAACGAGGCCGGCACCGACTTCCCGATCCAGAACCTGCCGCTCGGGCGCTTCCGCCGCAAGGGCAGCGAGGAGCCGTGGCGCTTCGGCGTGGCCATCGGCGACCAGGTGCTGGACCTGCGACTTTCCGCTGAGCAATGCCCCTGGGGACGCGAGGTGGCGCAGTGGCTGCAGCCTCTGGCCGCAGGCGATCTGCTCGGCTTCATGGCTCTCGGGCCGGTCGCGCGGCGCGGCGTGCGCAGCGCGCTGTCGGTGGCCTTGCGCGACGGCAGCGAGCAGGGGCCCTTCCTCGAGCTGTGCCTGGTGCCACAAGCGGCCCTCGAGATGGGCCTGCCTTGCCGCATCGGTGACTACACCGACTTCTACACCGGCATCCACCATGCCACCGCGGTGGGCAAGCTGTTCCGCCCCGACAACCCGTTGCTGCCCAACTATCAGTGGGTGCCGATCGGCTACCACGGCCGCGCCTCGTCGATCGGCGTGAGCGGCCAGCGTTTCCACCGCCCGCTCGGCCAGGTGAAGGGCCCGAACGACGCGCAACCGCGGCTGGCGCCGAGCGCGCGGCTCGACCACGAGCTGGAGCTGGGCTTCCTCATCGGCGCGGGCAATGCGCTCGGCGAGCCGGTGCCGATCACGAAGGCGGAAGACGCGCTGTTCGGCATCGTGCTGCTCAACGACTGGTCGGCGCGCGACGTTCAGGCCTGGGAGTACCAACCGCTCGGGCCCTTCCTGTCGAAGAACTTCGCGACCACGATCTCGCCCTGGGTGGTCATGCCCGAGGCGCTGGCGCCGTTCCGTGTGCCCTTCGAGCGCCCGGCCGGCGACCCGCAGCCCTTGCCCTACCTCGATTCGGCGGCGAACCGCGCCGCCGGTGCCTTCGACATCACGCTCGAGGCGTCGATCCAGACACCGCGCATGCGCGAAGCCGGCCTGCCGCATGAGCGGCTGATGCGGTCGAACTTCCGCGACTCGTACTGGACGATCGCACAGTTGATCGCCCACCACACCGTCAACGGCTGCAACCTGGGCGCGGGCGACCTGCTCGGCTCGGGTACGCAGTCGGGTCCGGCGCCGGGGCAGGGCGGCTCGCTGCTCGAGCTCACCGAAGGCGGCAAGCGGCCCATCACCCTGGCCAATGGCGAGACGCGAACCTTCCTCGAAGACGGGGACAGCCTCGTGCTGCGCGCCCATTGCGAGCGTGAGGGCGCGCGCCGCATCGGCTTCGGCGTGTGCGAAGGCCAGGTGCTTGCATCGCGGGCGGTGGCGTGA
- a CDS encoding DUF2783 domain-containing protein, which translates to MEHLNTRPNFGRPGQSPLHAFTPGDDFYEMLIDTHRGLSDEASRLVNARLVLLLANHIGDLRVLREALDAARAGVPTGGSAA; encoded by the coding sequence ATGGAACACCTCAACACCCGCCCGAACTTCGGCCGTCCCGGCCAGTCGCCGCTGCATGCGTTCACGCCCGGCGACGACTTCTACGAGATGCTGATCGACACGCACCGCGGCCTGTCCGACGAAGCCAGCCGGCTCGTCAACGCGCGCCTGGTGTTGCTGCTGGCCAACCACATCGGCGACCTTCGCGTGCTGCGCGAGGCGCTCGACGCGGCGCGCGCCGGCGTGCCGACGGGTGGATCGGCCGCATGA
- a CDS encoding FAD-dependent oxidoreductase, which yields MLSTYTYPRYAHHRPAEIERPGEVPRHPVIVVGAGPVGLAAAIDLAMQGTRVLLLDDDDTVSVGSRGLCYAKRALEILDRIGCGDPVVDKGVTWNVGRTFYGNDEVFRFNLLPEADHHRPGMVNLQQYYLEEYLVKRASELPNLELRWKNKVVGVTPAGDGVRIEVEATEGRYSLDADWVIVADGARSPIRRQLGLDIEGKVFQDRFLIADVVMKADFPAERWFWFDPPFHPGQSVLLHREADNVWRIDFQLGWDADPEAEKQPERVIPRIRAMLGPEREFELEWVSVYTFQCRRMQRFRHGRVLFVGDAAHQVSPFGARGANSGLQDTDNLVWKLKLVMDGKAPDTLLDSYSDERVFAADENLLNSTRSTDFITPKSQVSRDFRNAVLTLAREHAFARSLVNSGRLSVPAHLTGSALNTPDADPFQGTLHPGAPLADAPVRHQGQDAWLLAHTGHRFTLMLFVAGPADIDAATRETIRSLADAAIPVRSLIVSQVDGDAPAGASLVVDHQGVAAKRLDARPGTAYLLRPDQHVAARWRRLDAAAVRAALARATCNA from the coding sequence ATGCTGAGCACCTACACCTACCCGCGCTACGCCCACCATCGCCCCGCCGAGATCGAACGGCCGGGCGAGGTGCCACGCCACCCGGTGATCGTCGTCGGTGCCGGCCCGGTCGGCCTGGCCGCGGCGATCGACCTCGCGATGCAGGGCACGCGCGTGCTGCTGCTCGACGACGACGACACCGTCAGCGTCGGCTCGCGCGGCCTGTGCTACGCCAAGCGCGCGCTGGAGATCCTCGACCGCATCGGCTGCGGCGACCCGGTGGTCGACAAGGGCGTGACCTGGAACGTCGGGCGCACCTTCTACGGCAACGACGAGGTGTTCCGCTTCAACCTGCTGCCCGAGGCCGACCATCACCGCCCGGGCATGGTCAACCTGCAGCAGTACTACCTCGAGGAATACCTCGTGAAGCGCGCCAGCGAGCTGCCGAACCTGGAGCTGCGCTGGAAGAACAAGGTGGTCGGTGTGACACCGGCCGGTGACGGCGTGCGCATCGAGGTCGAGGCGACCGAAGGGCGGTATTCGCTCGATGCCGACTGGGTCATAGTCGCTGACGGCGCACGCAGCCCGATCCGCCGCCAGCTCGGCCTGGACATCGAGGGCAAGGTGTTCCAGGACCGCTTCCTCATCGCCGATGTGGTGATGAAGGCCGACTTCCCGGCCGAGCGATGGTTCTGGTTCGATCCGCCGTTTCACCCGGGGCAGAGCGTGCTGTTGCACCGCGAGGCCGACAACGTCTGGCGCATCGACTTCCAGCTCGGCTGGGATGCCGACCCCGAAGCGGAGAAGCAGCCCGAGCGCGTCATCCCGCGCATCCGCGCCATGCTCGGGCCGGAGCGCGAGTTCGAGCTCGAATGGGTCAGCGTCTACACCTTCCAGTGCCGGCGCATGCAGCGCTTCCGCCACGGCCGCGTGCTGTTCGTTGGCGACGCGGCGCACCAGGTCTCGCCCTTCGGTGCGCGCGGCGCCAACTCCGGCCTGCAGGACACCGACAACCTGGTGTGGAAGCTCAAGCTGGTGATGGACGGCAAGGCGCCCGACACGCTGCTCGACAGCTACAGCGACGAACGAGTCTTCGCCGCCGACGAGAACCTGCTGAACTCGACACGCTCCACCGACTTCATCACGCCCAAGAGCCAGGTCTCGCGCGACTTCCGCAACGCGGTGCTGACGCTGGCGCGCGAGCATGCCTTCGCGCGATCTCTGGTCAATTCGGGGCGGCTCTCGGTGCCGGCGCACCTGACGGGCTCGGCGTTGAACACGCCCGACGCGGATCCGTTCCAAGGCACGCTGCACCCGGGCGCGCCGCTGGCCGACGCGCCGGTGCGGCACCAGGGGCAGGATGCCTGGCTGCTCGCGCACACCGGCCACCGCTTCACGTTGATGTTGTTCGTGGCAGGACCGGCCGACATCGACGCCGCCACGCGCGAGACGATCCGATCGCTCGCCGATGCCGCGATCCCGGTGCGCTCCCTGATCGTGTCTCAGGTCGACGGCGATGCGCCGGCCGGCGCGTCGCTGGTCGTCGATCACCAGGGCGTGGCCGCCAAGCGCCTCGACGCACGCCCCGGCACCGCCTACCTGCTGCGGCCCGACCAGCACGTGGCCGCGCGCTGGCGCCGGCTCGACGCCGCCGCCGTGCGCGCTGCGCTGGCCCGCGCCACCTGCAACGCCTGA
- a CDS encoding VOC family protein translates to MSIQRIHHVAYRCRDAKQTVQWYREHLGMDFVLAIAEDHVPSTHAPDPYMHVFLDAGGGNILAFFELPNSPAMGRDANTPEWVQHIAFKVGSLEELEATKTKLQAAGIEVIGPTDHTIFKSIYFFDPNGHRVELAADTATADMNAKLDAVKWDMLDEWAKTRRAPKHAAWMHEKEFNG, encoded by the coding sequence ATGAGCATCCAGCGCATCCACCACGTCGCCTACCGCTGCCGCGACGCCAAGCAGACCGTCCAGTGGTACCGCGAACACCTGGGCATGGACTTCGTGCTCGCCATCGCCGAGGACCATGTGCCCTCGACGCACGCGCCCGACCCCTACATGCACGTCTTCCTCGACGCGGGCGGCGGCAACATCCTCGCCTTCTTCGAGCTGCCGAACTCGCCGGCGATGGGCCGCGACGCCAACACGCCGGAATGGGTGCAGCACATCGCGTTCAAGGTCGGCTCGCTGGAGGAGCTCGAAGCGACGAAGACGAAGTTGCAGGCTGCGGGCATCGAGGTGATTGGCCCGACCGACCACACGATCTTCAAGTCGATCTACTTCTTCGACCCGAACGGGCACCGCGTCGAGCTCGCCGCCGACACGGCCACGGCCGACATGAACGCGAAGCTCGACGCGGTGAAGTGGGACATGCTCGACGAATGGGCGAAGACCCGTCGTGCTCCCAAGCACGCGGCCTGGATGCACGAGAAGGAATTCAACGGCTGA
- a CDS encoding MBL fold metallo-hydrolase translates to MSQKTFASQADLEEKKVSFTKLSDNAYAYTAEGDPNTGIIIGDDAVLVLDTQATPVMAQDVIRRIREVTDKPIKYVLLTHYHAVRVLGASAYAPQQIIASQDTYDLIVERGEQDKASEIGRFPRLFRNVESVPPGLTWPTMTFTGRMTLWLGKLEVQLLQLGRGHTKGDTVAWLPQQKILFSGDLVEFDATPYAGDAYFKDWPATLDNLAALKPAKLVPGRGAALVTPDQVQAGLAGTRAFIADVYDSVKAGVAAGKDLNAVYKDTYARLAPKYGKWVIFDHCMPFDVTRCYDEATQYPDPRIWTAERDRQMWAALET, encoded by the coding sequence ATGAGCCAGAAGACCTTCGCCAGCCAGGCCGACCTCGAAGAGAAGAAGGTCAGCTTCACGAAGCTGTCCGACAACGCCTATGCCTACACGGCCGAGGGCGACCCGAACACCGGCATCATCATCGGCGACGACGCCGTGCTGGTGCTCGACACGCAGGCCACGCCGGTGATGGCACAGGACGTGATCCGCCGCATCCGCGAGGTCACCGACAAGCCGATCAAGTACGTGCTGCTGACCCACTACCACGCGGTGCGCGTGCTCGGCGCGAGCGCCTACGCGCCGCAGCAGATCATCGCCAGCCAGGACACCTACGACCTCATCGTCGAGCGCGGCGAGCAGGACAAGGCCAGCGAGATCGGCCGCTTTCCGCGCCTGTTCCGCAATGTCGAGAGCGTGCCGCCCGGCCTGACCTGGCCGACGATGACCTTCACCGGCAGGATGACGCTGTGGCTGGGCAAGCTCGAGGTGCAGCTGCTGCAGCTCGGCCGCGGCCACACCAAGGGCGACACGGTGGCCTGGCTGCCGCAGCAGAAGATCCTGTTCAGCGGCGACCTGGTCGAGTTCGACGCCACGCCCTACGCCGGCGATGCCTACTTCAAGGACTGGCCGGCCACGCTCGACAACCTCGCCGCGCTGAAGCCCGCGAAGCTCGTGCCTGGCCGCGGCGCCGCGCTGGTGACGCCCGATCAGGTGCAGGCGGGGCTCGCCGGCACGCGCGCCTTCATCGCCGACGTCTACGACAGCGTCAAGGCCGGCGTGGCCGCGGGCAAGGATCTGAACGCCGTCTACAAGGACACCTACGCGCGCCTGGCGCCGAAGTACGGCAAGTGGGTCATCTTCGACCACTGCATGCCCTTCGACGTGACGCGCTGCTACGACGAGGCCACGCAGTACCCCGACCCGCGCATCTGGACCGCCGAGCGCGACCGCCAGATGTGGGCCGCGCTCGAAACCTGA
- a CDS encoding IclR family transcriptional regulator has translation MEQIVNREQRAVQSVEVGGRLLIALGQHAAPMSLKDLAAAADLPASRAHPYLVSFGRLGLIEQDGTSGRYALGPAALQLGLACLHQLDPIKAAGPVAEALSQAIDQTVAIAVWANFGPTIVRVIEGSQPLHVNMRAGSVMSVLGTATGRAFAAVLAPRTVKEVLSGPVGEPRRADRTPVKDVDRELEGIAAEVRRHGVARALGRPIPGVNAFSAAAFDHEGRPALVITALGHEDTFAATWDSPLAAAVRDAAAEVSHRLGHRR, from the coding sequence ATGGAACAAATCGTCAACCGCGAGCAGCGGGCGGTGCAGTCGGTAGAGGTCGGCGGGCGATTGCTCATCGCGCTGGGCCAGCATGCCGCGCCGATGTCGCTGAAGGACCTGGCAGCCGCCGCCGACCTGCCGGCCTCGCGGGCGCACCCCTATCTGGTGAGCTTCGGCCGTCTCGGCCTGATCGAGCAGGACGGCACCAGCGGGCGCTACGCGCTCGGCCCGGCGGCGCTGCAGCTCGGCCTGGCCTGCCTGCACCAGCTCGACCCGATCAAGGCCGCGGGGCCGGTGGCCGAGGCGCTGTCGCAGGCGATCGACCAGACGGTGGCAATCGCCGTGTGGGCCAACTTCGGCCCGACCATCGTGCGCGTGATCGAGGGCAGCCAGCCGCTGCACGTGAACATGCGCGCCGGCTCGGTGATGTCGGTGCTGGGCACCGCCACCGGCCGTGCCTTCGCCGCCGTGCTGGCGCCGCGCACCGTGAAGGAGGTGCTCTCCGGGCCGGTGGGTGAGCCGCGCCGCGCCGACCGCACGCCGGTGAAGGACGTCGACCGCGAGCTCGAAGGGATCGCCGCCGAGGTGCGCCGCCACGGCGTGGCCCGCGCGCTGGGCCGGCCGATCCCGGGCGTCAACGCCTTCAGCGCGGCGGCCTTCGACCACGAAGGGCGGCCGGCGCTGGTGATCACGGCGCTCGGCCACGAAGACACCTTCGCCGCCACCTGGGATTCGCCGCTGGCCGCTGCGGTGCGCGACGCCGCTGCCGAGGTGTCGCACCGGCTCGGCCACCGGCGCTGA
- a CDS encoding SDR family NAD(P)-dependent oxidoreductase has product MTTIVLVTGASGGIGRALASRLTAQGRRVVAVGRDAARLAEVPAVLRIAADTTTPEGAALAFAACREALGEAPTQLAHCVGSTLIAPLQRTRIEAYRELMRVNLDSAVFVLQAWLAELKGAPGAAVFVSSVVARIGVANHEVIAAAKGGVEALVRSAAATHASQGVRVNAVAPGLTETPMTASMLKLPAMREGAARQYPLGGVQTAEQVADVMAWLLGEGAQRLTGQVIAVDGGFTTVRPLVK; this is encoded by the coding sequence ATGACTACCATCGTCCTCGTCACCGGTGCCAGTGGCGGCATCGGCCGCGCGCTGGCCTCGCGCCTGACGGCGCAGGGCCGCCGCGTGGTGGCCGTGGGCCGCGATGCCGCGCGGCTGGCCGAGGTGCCGGCCGTGCTGCGCATCGCCGCCGACACCACCACGCCGGAAGGCGCGGCGCTGGCTTTCGCGGCCTGCCGCGAAGCGCTCGGCGAGGCGCCCACGCAACTCGCCCACTGCGTCGGCAGCACGCTGATCGCGCCGCTGCAGCGCACGCGCATCGAGGCCTATCGCGAGCTGATGCGGGTGAACCTCGACAGCGCGGTCTTCGTGCTGCAGGCCTGGCTCGCGGAACTGAAAGGCGCACCGGGCGCGGCCGTGTTCGTGAGCTCGGTGGTGGCGCGCATCGGCGTGGCCAACCACGAGGTGATCGCGGCGGCCAAGGGCGGCGTCGAGGCGCTGGTGCGCAGCGCCGCGGCCACGCACGCATCGCAGGGCGTGCGCGTCAACGCGGTGGCGCCGGGTTTGACCGAGACGCCGATGACCGCATCCATGCTCAAACTGCCGGCCATGCGCGAGGGCGCGGCGCGCCAGTACCCGTTGGGCGGCGTGCAGACCGCGGAGCAGGTGGCCGATGTCATGGCCTGGCTGCTCGGCGAGGGTGCTCAGCGCCTGACCGGCCAAGTAATCGCCGTGGATGGCGGCTTCACCACGGTGCGGCCGCTGGTGAAGTGA